AATTCCGATGTCGTGGCCAAAAAGACGATGCGAGCCAACTGCAGCACGGCAATGAGCAGATGCCAGGAAGAGACGACGCTGATTTTGAGGCTAGCGGAAGACTCAGAGTCTGGCAGCGGTGCATCCTCACAGCCATGAAGACGACACTTACCTACATTTCCATTCTTTTTCTCCTGGCCCAAGGATGTGGCAGCGACAAGCACCTGCCGTCCTCGAATCCGCCGGAGTACGATCCGAAGAAAGTCTATACGCCACCCTCGCCCCCTCCCAGTGTTGGATCAGCACCGATCACGTCGTCTCAACCGACCGAATTCGAATGGCTCAAGTCCCAGCTTGAGTCGCTCGAAGCCGGCCAGACAGCCAAGGGTGAAGGGAAAAGAATCCCGTTCGATCAAAACTTGCTCCCACAGTTCAAGGGAGTCACTAACCCTTGTGAAGCCCTGTCGAGGCTGGCGCCAGGTCTTAGCAGCACGCAGCTCTTTACAGGGACCGAGGGGGCAGCGTTGAAAAAAGCCTTAGGCACCGATGCGGACGGGATCGCGCGTCGAATGGATGAGCAAGTGGCGGAGGGCCTGAAACAGTCGCTCGGCGCCGGTGCAGCCGATTGTCCGATCTCGGTACGGCCGCACAAGAGCAGCGGGTTCATCGATCGGTCTCCATCGCCTCGACTCGTGTTGACTCACACCACTCTCAACCAACCGCTCCTCTTGGCACAGACCACGATCCCTCATGCATCACAGGATGACTACGACGTGCCTCCCCATAAGCCACAACGGGAAAATGCGCCTCCCGAGTGGGTGGGCTGGAAGATGACGGATACCATGACGCGGACCGGCAAGGAGGACAGGCCCACGAAAGGCATTCGAGAAGATTATGAGATGGTCATTGCTCCCAAGACGAAGCAATGTCCCCGTCTGGGTCCTGAACTGGAGGGGATTGTAGACGGGAAATTTGAGTGGTCCTTCATGATGTTTCGGGCGACACCGGGACCGCAGAGTGTGCTCTATCGCCGACACGTCAAAGCCGACCTCAAAGGGGAGGTCGATGATGATGCCAAGTTGAAAAAGGTCGTGAAATTTGATGCCACAGTCACAATTCAGCATATCGGCACGGAGCTTCCGCCCTATTCTCGGACATTTCCTGTCCAGGGTGAATTCAGCATTGATCAGCAAACGGGGATACCCGAAGATTTCAAGGTCATCACGGTCTCCGGCTTTTCCGAAGGGGAGGCTCAGGCAAAAGACGCGCAACTCATTGGAACGCTTACACCCCTCATAGGGGTTTTTTCGGGTCCAGAATATCGTAATGCCCAAACTATATGGAACAACCCCAATACCTGCGTGGAGATCACTTTCACACCGCCGACCAAGACAAAAAAGTTTGTTCCCAGCGAATCGACGCCGGTAAAGACGGAACTACGGACGAAAAATGATCAACGGCACGTTCCGGCGAAATTCAAGGAAGCGAAGGAGCGGCCCAGGGAGGGCAATGGCCGTGTGTCGCCGAGGGAGGACAAATCGGAAATCAGCAGGCCGGCGACGTTCACCTACCAGGCTCCAGCGACTAAAATTCAACACAGTGGATTCAGACTGTCGGCGGTCTCACGCGCGGGTGTCGCGGAAGAGAAGGACGGTGAATGGGAACTGGCGGAAGGGTCGTATGTCTTGGAATTCCAATCGAGGATTGTCTCGACTGAGCCCACCGAGCCGGTTGAGTCGGTCGCCGCCGGGAAAGTCGTCTTAACTTCTGTCGAAGGGAAAGAAGGTTGGTACCGTGGAAGCGGCATGCTGGGCTATCAGACCGGTCCACCACCAAACCGCGACCCTTGCTCCAATCTCGTCATGGGTCATGGGACCACGCGTTTCGATGTGGCGGGAATGTCTATCAAGCTCTCTGAGAGAACCGGTGCAACGGGTCGCCAGGTTGGCTCCGCCGACATTGAGTTGCACTACCTAATCCATCCGACGAATGAAACGGTACGACACTGGGCCATGGTGGACTTCCAATGCGTTCCGGGAAAAGAATTCCCCATTCCATTTTTTCATCCAATGTACGCCGTCGCTCGCGGCGCCGAAGAAGTAAATCTCCTGAAAGGCTGGACCTACGTCGGCAGAGATGGTGTTGTGGCGAAGAAAGTGCTCAGAGGCAATTGCGGCGACTACTGCCAGGACGAAACCGTGTTTATGTTAAAAGAAGCGGATGATCGGGCGTCCCCGCCGAAATAAATGTTGTGCGGACTTCAGGAGATCTCGCGCGCGTGGGACGCTTCGGCGAACCCTACGCCTAATCTGAGCGCTTCATCGTCCGCCGTGGCATTCCCACACCGACCTCAGACCACCGTCCCCATACGAGTCTCATCGACAAAGGTCTCGGTTGCATCGTCGATCGCCCGGCTGTGGCGGCCTTTCGGAGGCAAGATAAACAACTGTTTCGCGTCGATCTTGTCTTTCTTCTCCGGCGGCATCGCCATCTCATACGTCACGGGACGGCGGTGATCCGCCAGTTGCAACTCCGGATTGTAGACGCTGTTGAACTTCCAGAGCATCTTGATGAAATTCGTTTGGCCCCGCATCAAATGCCCTGCCGCGATCTTGGCCGTGCCCTTGAGAGCAGCCCAGCCGAGATGCTTCTTGTTGAGGACCTGCTGCGTCTTAACGAGTTCTGCGTAAAACTCCGGGAGCGGCATCTTGGTCGGCATCACGGCATGTTGTATGTCGAACAGGCGGTAGTCCCGTGTGTGGAACTTGCGGGATTCCGTATGCCAACTTTCGGTGCCCGGGTACGGAGTATTGACGCTGATATTGACGATCTCGGGAATTTCCAGACACCACTGGCGAATAACCTCGAACCGCTGCCGGTCCCAATCCGGATCGGCGATGAGATTGATGGCGACGGTGATCCCAAGGGACCGAGCAAATTCGAGTGCTTCGAAATTCTTCCCTAACGAGATGCGCTTGCGATGCATCTTGAGGCCTTCCGCATCGATGGCCTCCACACCCAGAAACATGTACTGGAGTCCAAGCGTCTTCCAGAATTGGAAGACTTCCTTGTTACGCAGGAGAACGTCCCCGCGTGTCTCCATGTAGTACTGTTTTTTGATGCCGCGCCGTGCGACCGCTTCGCCGATCTCCATGCCCTGCTTGCCTTGAATGAAGGCCACGTCGTCAACCAGGAAGATGCCCGGTTCTTGAACCTGTTCCAGTTCCTCGACCGCTTTCTCCGTGCTGACCATACGATAGCTGCGGCCGTAGAACGTCCAGGCACTGCAGAAGGAACAATCCCAAGGACAGCCCCGTGCAAACTCGACGGAAGCACAAGGATCCAGCACGCCAATGAAGTACTTGTGCCGGTTGCGCAGCAGATCGCGCGCCGGGCGGACGTTATCCAAATTCTCGATGAACTGAGCCGGAGGTCCTTCACCATCGAGCGTGACAACACCAGGAACCTTTGTAATCGCTTTACGGTCTTGTTCTACGGCTTCCAATAGTTTAGGGGCAGCGACTTCACCTTCGCCCTTGAGGACGCAATCAATCGCGCCGTCGCCGTGCTCCAAAAATTCCTTGGCCACAAAGGACGCGCTATGGCCTCCGACAAAAACGAAGGCATGCGGCAACTCTTTCTTCGTCAATTTCGCAAGATCCACGACCTCGGGAACATTGGCCAAATAGTTACAGCCAAATGCGACCGCGTCAGGCTTCCAGGAACGGATGAGCGCTTCATAGTCTTTCCAGGTATCAGCCTGGAGGTCGATCAAGCGGACTTCGTGACCCGCTTGGCGGCAGGCCTGCGCCACCATCTCAAGCCCCAGCGGCTCCAGACGCAGATAGATCTTGGTGTACATGAGCGGACCGGGATGGACTGCAAGGAACTTCATTGTCCCAAACCTCCTGGTCTATGACACGCCGGCCGGGATATCCATTGTTCCGAAGACGAACGAGAGGCCCGGCCAGTGAATTGTTCGTGATGTGGCAATGGATGCGGGAAGGGATTCTGACAGAATGGAGGCGACGGTGCAACCGTTAAGTACGCAAGACTTAAGATGATTCATGGAGGATCCGCCAAGACCGTCTGGATTTTCCGAATCTCAGTCCTTACCATACGGACATGTTGCCGCTCGAACGGACCCTGCGTCAACGCATCATCG
The DNA window shown above is from Nitrospira sp. SG-bin1 and carries:
- a CDS encoding hopanoid C-3 methylase HpnR, yielding MKFLAVHPGPLMYTKIYLRLEPLGLEMVAQACRQAGHEVRLIDLQADTWKDYEALIRSWKPDAVAFGCNYLANVPEVVDLAKLTKKELPHAFVFVGGHSASFVAKEFLEHGDGAIDCVLKGEGEVAAPKLLEAVEQDRKAITKVPGVVTLDGEGPPAQFIENLDNVRPARDLLRNRHKYFIGVLDPCASVEFARGCPWDCSFCSAWTFYGRSYRMVSTEKAVEELEQVQEPGIFLVDDVAFIQGKQGMEIGEAVARRGIKKQYYMETRGDVLLRNKEVFQFWKTLGLQYMFLGVEAIDAEGLKMHRKRISLGKNFEALEFARSLGITVAINLIADPDWDRQRFEVIRQWCLEIPEIVNISVNTPYPGTESWHTESRKFHTRDYRLFDIQHAVMPTKMPLPEFYAELVKTQQVLNKKHLGWAALKGTAKIAAGHLMRGQTNFIKMLWKFNSVYNPELQLADHRRPVTYEMAMPPEKKDKIDAKQLFILPPKGRHSRAIDDATETFVDETRMGTVV